One Ogataea parapolymorpha DL-1 chromosome VI, whole genome shotgun sequence DNA window includes the following coding sequences:
- a CDS encoding tRNA-dihydrouridine(20) synthase [NAD(P)+] — protein sequence MVDYRAKLVLAPMVRIGELPTRLLALKYGADLVWGPEIIDKRLVRAERVYNPILNTVDFIQKDGNKKVPGTTDLVFRTYRKLEQGKLIFQLGTASPELAVQAAKIVAADVDGIDINAGCPKHFSVHSGMGAALLKTPDVLCSILSSLVEQVGKPFQKPISVKIRLLPEQEQTLDLVRKLVKTGIANLTVHCRTREMRNGQPPIRDYIDKIKEICDEADVSLIINGGIKSYQEFKEMQEKYGSDISCMIASKAETNPTVFNPEGPLPWPKLAKEYVRFAQQFNNSRTNSKYCLAVMMPNTRGKNVICRLVSQAKENDEIYDAVLNKMDDEGKYIGEEIQDNGAKVEDRQELKRKLDLEEAENLKRIRV from the coding sequence ATGGTCGACTACCGCGCAAAGCTCGTTCTAGCCCCGATGGTCCGCATAGGCGAGCTGCCAACCCgtcttctggctctcaAATATGGTGCGGATCTTGTTTGGGGACCAGAAATCATTGACAAACGGCTCGTTCGCGCTGAACGGGTCTACAATCCAATTCTTAATACAGTTGACTTTATTCAAAAAGATGGCAACAAGAAGGTGCCAGGAACCACAGACCTTGTTTTCAGAACGTACAGAAAGCTGGAGCAGGGCAAGctaattttccagctcggcaCCGCAAGCCCAGAACTAGCTGTccaggctgccaagatCGTGGCCGCCGACGTCGACGGCATAGACATCAACGCAGGTTGTCCGAAACACTTTTCTGTTCATTCGGGAATGGGGGCAGCTTTGCTTAAAACTCCAGACGTTCTATGCTCTATATTGTCGTCTCTCGTGGAGCAAGTTGGTAAACCTTTCCAAAAACCAATAAGCGTCAAGATCAGACTCTTACCAGAACAAGAGCAGACCCTGGATCTTGTGCGCAAATTGGTCAAGACAGGAATCGCAAATCTAACTGTTCATTGCCGGACGCGAGAAATGAGGAATGGCCAGCCCCCAATCAGAGACTACAttgacaaaatcaaagagaTCTGTGATGAGGCAGACGTGAGCTTGATAATCAACGGCGGGATCAAGAGCTACcaggagttcaaggagatgcAGGAAAAGTACGGAAGCGATATCAGCTGCATGATTGCTTCCAAGGCAGAGACCAATCCAACTGTGTTCAATCCTGAAGGACCGCTTCCATGGCCTAAGCTTGCCAAAGAGTATGTCAGATTTGCACAGCAATTCAATAACTCACGAACGAACTCGAAGTACTGCCTTGCAGTCATGATGCCAAACACCCGGGGGAAGAACGTGATATGCAGGCTTGTGAGTCAGGCTAAGGAGAACGATGAAATCTATGACGCtgtgctcaacaagatggATGACGAGGGTAAGTACATTGGAGAAGAGATCCAGGACAATGGCGCAAAGGTCGAAGATAGACAAGAGTTGAAGCGCaagctggatttggaagaggCAGAAAACCTCAAGCGCATAAGAGTGTAG